A window of Streptomyces profundus genomic DNA:
CCGTGCATACTCCGATGTCGACACAGCCGACCGGGGCGCCCGCGCCCCGGCGGGCCGGGCGCAACCGCCGCGAGGAGACCTACGCCGCACTGCGTGACCTGCTGCTGCGCGGCGAGTTCGGGACGCGCAGCCGGCTGATCGAGCTTCACCTCGCCCAGCGGCTCGGCGTGTCCCGCACCCCCGTCCGTGAGGCGATGGTCCGGCTCGTCGCCGACGGACTGCTCCAGCGGACGCCGGACGGCTTCTACACCGTCCGGCTCAACCTCGCCGAGCTGCGCGACCTGTACGAACTGCGGGTCACCGTGGAACTGCGGGGCATCGCCCGTGCCCTGGAATCCGACGGGGTGCGGCACGACGCCGCTCTGCTGGAGCCGCTGCGCGACCACTGGCGGGCGCTGCGCGCCGACCCGCCCGCGCCCGATCCCGGATTCGTGCTCCGGGACGAGGAGTTCCACCACACCCTGCTCCGTTCGTCGGGCAACCCCCGGCTCACCGAGACGCTGGAGTCCGTCACCGCCCGGATCCGGCCGGCGCGCATGTACGACTACCTCACCGAGGACCGCGTCGAGCTGACCGTCGTCGAACATCTCGACATCGTCGAGCATGTCCTCGCCGGGCGGCTGCCGGAGGCGCTCACCGCGCTCCGCCGGCATATCGGGGACTCCCTCGATGTCGTCGAGAGGCGCGCCGCCCACGCCA
This region includes:
- a CDS encoding GntR family transcriptional regulator — protein: MSTQPTGAPAPRRAGRNRREETYAALRDLLLRGEFGTRSRLIELHLAQRLGVSRTPVREAMVRLVADGLLQRTPDGFYTVRLNLAELRDLYELRVTVELRGIARALESDGVRHDAALLEPLRDHWRALRADPPAPDPGFVLRDEEFHHTLLRSSGNPRLTETLESVTARIRPARMYDYLTEDRVELTVVEHLDIVEHVLAGRLPEALTALRRHIGDSLDVVERRAAHAIAQMALHQD